A single window of Crassostrea angulata isolate pt1a10 chromosome 8, ASM2561291v2, whole genome shotgun sequence DNA harbors:
- the LOC128161244 gene encoding putative universal stress protein SAUSA300_1656, whose translation MATVLIAIDESPFAENAFKWYVENFHKPANKVILLHVIENLGIQDMSPARYMELQREAKQKAEDLKQKYTDLAKSKGVESVDIQIKTSDKPEHSIVDLAEKLKVTYIVSGSRGMGVIRRTILGSTSDFILHHAHCPVLICKSG comes from the exons ATGGCCACAGTATTGATCGCTATTGATGAGAGTCCCTTCGCAGAAAATGCATTCAAAT GGTATGTGGAGAACTTTCACAAGCCTGCCAACAAAGTGATTTTACTGCATGTGATAGAAAACCTGGGCATTCAGGACATGA GCCCGGCCCGCTATATGGAGTTACAGAGGGAGGCTAAACAAAAGGCCGAGGACCTGAAACAAAAATACACCGACCTGGCCAAATCCAAAGGG GTTGAATCGGTGGATATCCAGATCAAGACATCGGACAAACCGGAACACTCAATCGTGGACCTGGCAGAAAAGCTGAAGGTGACCTACATTGTGTCCGGAAGTCGGGGGATGGGGGTGATCCGCCGGACCATCCTGGGCAGCACCAGTGACTTTATCCTCCATCATGCCCATTGCCCCGTGCTCATCTGTAAATCCGGGTAG